A segment of the Halovivax limisalsi genome:
GTGGGTCGCCAGACCGCCGATCGGTCTCGGTCGGGTCGTCCGCGACCGCGTCGTCGGATGTCGCCGGCGTCCCGGCCGAGGCGCTCGACGAGCCGTCCGGGTCGGGGGCCGGCCCCGAGTCGTCGGCGGCGCGCGTCGACCCGTCGGAGTCGGCTGCGTGCGCCGATTCGTCCTCGTTGCCATACCGATCGCGGAGCGTCTCGAGTTCCGCGTCGACGTCGACCTCGACGCTACCGGCGTCGTCGGTTCGCGAGGGGTCGTCCGTCGATCCCCTCGTGGCGTCGTCTGTCGACCCGGACCCGTCGTCGATCTCGATCTCGAACCCCTGTGTCGACCGGGACGAATCGGTCGTCGCGCGGCGATCGGCGCTTCGGTCGCGATCGGACTGGGACGCCCCCAGAAGCGCACGCTCGAGGTCGTCGTAGACCGACTGGGTTCGCGAGAGGGCATCCTCGACGCGATCGTCCTCGGCAGCGTCTACTTGACTCCGTATCCGGTCGATGGTCCGTCCCAGCTGCGAGAGGAGTCGTTCGGGCCGATCCGGTCCGTCCGACCGTCGGGTCGAATCGCCCCGGGGCGGAGGGTCGCGGATCGCTCGGTCGTACCGGACGAGCCGCGTCCCTCGCCGGGCGAGTTCCAGCATCCGGATCTGTGCCTCGAGCGCGGCGATCAACGTCGGAATCGCGACCTCGTCGGTCGCTCGCAGCACCTCTGCGGGGCGAGGCGGTCGAAGCCGCGGGCCACTCCGCGCGTCGAGTGCTTCGCCGAGGGTCGCCACTGCGTCGGCGAGGTCGTCGATCGCACTCGCGAGTTCGTCGTCCATGCCTGACACTACGCTCCCAGGACGAAAAAGGCGAGGGTCGTCGACCGGAGCGATCGACGAGCAGCGATGGGAGCTGAATCACGTATCGCCGGCGTCCGACCCGGTCGAGCCAATAGCCAGTAGATACTACTACCTGATGGATTTCCGACCGGAATACTTATTTGTAGCCCCAGTATGGATGATACCGAATGGGAAGCGAGATAGGGGGCGGCGCATCCGAACAGATTTCGTTCGCCCAATCCCTCGACGAACTCAAGCGCCAGGGGAGCAACGTGCTGGTCGTCGGGGGGGAGAACCGAGCACCACAGGACGCCGTATGCGACCGGTTGCTCGGCGACGGGGGCGGATCGACGCGGTATCGCATCGTCGTAACGACCGATCCGAACCGAATCGAGAGCCACGGCGAGTGCGGCGGGATGGAAACGCGGTATCTCCTGATTCGGACAGACGACACCGCGGGAACGCCAGCCGACGACGATCAAGTCACGGAAGTCTCCCTCCTCGGGACGCTCGGGACCGAGTTCGTCGAGACGGTCGACGCGTGCGAAGCCGATACCGACCTGGACCCGTCCGAGCTTCGGGTCTGCGTCGATTCCGTCGCCGACCTGATCGACGCCTTCGATGCCGAGAACGTCTTCCGGCTCCTGCACGCCATGACGACACGGATCAGACAGAGCCGCGGAATGGGTCACTACCACCTGCCGATCGATCGGACCGACGAGGCGGTGCGCCTCTACGAGCCGCTGTTCGACGCCGTCATCACCGTCAGATCCGACGGCGACGACCTGACCCATCGCTGGAACCTCAGGGACGACGACGCCGAAACCGACTGGATTCCGATCTGATCCGCCTCCTACCGGTCGCGTAATCGCCGACGACTACCGCCGAATCCGTCCCGCTCGACCCGTCGCCCGTCCAACGGTCCGCGGAACCGACCAGTTCGAATCGTATTTGTATCCGAGAGCCCGGGTACTACGATATGCGCGTCGAACAGCTCGGCACCGGGACGCCGTCGATCGCCGTCGTCGGCGGGATTCACGGTGACGAACCCTGCGGCGTCAACGCGATCGAGCGGCTCCTCGACGAACGCCCCTCGGTGACGGCGCCCGTGAAACTGGTGATCGCGAACGAGCGGGCCCTCGAGACGGGCGTCAGATACGTCGACGAGGATCTGAATCGCGCCTTCCCCGGCGATCGGTCGGCCGGGACCCACGAGGGACGTCTCGCCGCCCGACTCGCCGACGAAGTCGAGGACTGTGTGATCTGGTCGATGCACTCGACGCAGAGTCACGCGAAACCGTTCGCGATCGTCGACGACGTGACAGACCGGGTGAAGTCCATCTGCCCTCGGCTGCCGATCACGGCACTGGTCGAGACCGGCCCGTTCGCGGAGGGGCGATTGCTCGGGAGCGGCGAGACGATCGAAGTCGAGTGCGGACTGCAGGGGACCGAGACGGCGACGGAGAACGCGTACCGCCTGACGCTTGCGTTTCTCACCGCCGTTGGCGTGCTTCCCGGCGACGCGGCGAGTCGATCGCTCCCGGTCTTCCGGCTCGTCGAGATGATCCCGAAGGAGTCGGCCGATCAGTACGAGATCTTCGTCGACAATTTCGAACGCGTCGAGTCGGGAACTCCCTTCGCGGCTGCCGACGGCTCGGTCCGAACGGCCGACGAGCCGTTCTATCCCGTCCTCATGTCCGCGTACGGCTATCGAGAGGTGTTCGGGTACGCCGCGAAGAAAATCGGGGCGCTCGATCCAGCGCCGCTCGACCGGTGACGTCGCACTCGGCAACTCGCCTCGCCCGACCGCCGTCGGCCGGTGATCGCCTCGACCGGAGCGTGTGCCCGTCGCCGGACCCGCACAACCCCCTCGCCCTCCCGAACCGGATCTGCCTCAGTTCGGTCGCGGGGTAAACGGCGGGAGCGTCGCGAACGCCTCCAGGCAGGCGACGATGTCGTCCGGGTCGTGTCTGGCCATCGGGGTCACCTGGAGGTGAGACATCCCGTCCTCGGCCTGTCGGGGGTGCGTGATTCCGACGAGGACGCCCTCCTCTGCCAGTTCGTCGGCGATCGAACGGGGCGTCCGGTCGGCCGCGACGGGGAACGAGAGGATGTGGGACTCGCCGTCGACGCCGTGACCGATCGTCTCGAACCCGTCGCGTAAGCGAGTGACGTTCTCCCACAGTCGCTCTCGAACGTCGTCGAACCGGGCGAGGTGGAGCGCCTCGCTCGCCGTCGCGGCGGCTGGCGGGGAGAGGGCGGTCGCCCGGTCGACGGTCGTCGTGTTGACGATCGCCTCGACGAGCGCGCCGCTCCCGGCCACGAACCCGCCCTGGCTCGCGAGCGCCGTCGAGAGGGACCCGAGTTGGACGTCGATCGCGTCCGCGCAGTCTTCCGCCCGAACGATGCCGCCACCCTCCGCGTACAGCCCGATCGCGTGGGATTCGTCGACCCCGATCCAGGCGCCGTACTCGGTTGCGAGCGACGCGAACCGAGACAGCGTACGCACGTGCCCGTCGGACGGACAGACCGAGGGGGTGAGGACGAGCCAGGATTCCTCGCTCGACGGATCCGACGACGCACGGTCCTCGAGCGCCCGTTCGAGCGACGTCGGCTCGCCGTGAGCGAACGGTACGACCGTCCCGTCGAGCGACGTGACCGCCCGCTCCACTCGGTCCTCGAGGCACGCCTCGACGAAGACGACGGTCGGGGCGAGCGCCTCGAGGAGGCCCCGATAGGCGACGTCCCGATCCCCGACGACCAGCGACCGCTCGGTCTCGACCGTCTCGGCCAGCAGGCGTTCGAGGTCGTGATGGACCAGCGTGTCGCCGACGCCGGTCCGGCTGGCGCCACAGCCGGTTCCCACCGTTCGCGCCGCCTGGACCGCGGCCCGCTGGACGCGCTCGTCGGCCGTCAATCCGAGGTAGTTCGCCGAGGCGAATACGAGCGCCTCCGTCTCACCCAGCACCGGTAACGTGCTGCCGGCCGGCTGGGCCCTGCACGCTCGTTCGGCGATTCTATCCACGGGGGCGAGCCGGCTCTCGCCGCGCCCGTTCGACAGCGCCGTCACCCGTGCGACAGGGTCGAAGCCCCTGTTACCCATCTGAAAGAACCCTCCCACTCCGCCAATTTGACTCTCACGGTTTCGACGCGACACCACTGTCGGCCGTCGGTCGGGCGAATAGATTCGGCCACCTCGGCGCGTAGCGGCTCGTACCGGCGGAATCGACCGATCGGCGGACTCGTAACCGCCCAATACACACGAATAAACGTTGTTGAAGCACGAACAATATTTCGCGTTGTGAAATATTTATCTGTCTCGGTGGCGTAGGACGGCGTGTATGAGCACCCAGAAACATGTTCGGCAATCGGCCGACGCGATCGAGGAGAACAGCCTGCGGATCGATACGGACCGCGCCGAGCAGATCGTCGACGCGCTCAACACCGAGCTGGCGAACGCGTACGTCCTCTACCACCAGCTCAAGAAGCACCACTGGGTCGTCGAGGGTGCCGAGTTCCTCCCCCTTCACGAGTTCACCGAGGAGGCCTACGAACACGTCGAGGAAGGCGCGGACGTCATCGCGGAACGCGCCCAGGCCCTCGGGGGCGTCCCCGTCTCCAGCCCGACGGTTCAGGAGCGACGAGCGACCGTCGAGTTCGAGGGGGAGGACGTCTACGACGTCCGGACGATGTTCGAACACGATCTCGAGATCTACGGCGAGATCATCGAATCGATGCGGGACTCGATCGAACTCGCGGACAACCTGGGCGACTACGCCACGGCTGAGATCCTCCGCGAGATTCTGGTGACGCTCGAGGAGGACGCACATCACTTCGAGCACTACCTGGAAGACGATACGTTGGTGCTCGAAGAGGCCACGCATTGAGCCGCTGCCGCGGGGCACCGAGGCGCTGACACAGGGTCCACCCCGCCCCGAACCCGCATTCCACCTCGAACGACCGCGAGCATTCCTATCTCGTCAGTTCGACGCACGCGTCGGTGGCGATCCAGCCGTCCACGTTGTCGCGTTCGACGAAGACGAATCGGCCAGGACGCGGTTTGTGGCACGTTACCGTCCGGTCGCTCGATTCGAGGGGAGTGTTCGTCTCGGTCGGGTCAGTCGGCGTGGTGGCGTCCATTCGAGCGGAATTAGGCAGGCCTAAAAACATAAGCGTTGCGTTCGGCGCCGTCGAACGAACGGTTTATCTGTCAACGGACTGTAGGAATTTGCACCGATGAACTATCGCATCGACCAGGGCGATATCGCCGCACAGACCGCGGACGCCCTCGTCAACGCGGCCGGGACCAGTTTGCGGATGGGGTCCGGCGTCGCCGGCGCACTCCGGCGGTCGGCCGGGAGCGACCTCAACGAGGCCGCGATGGCCAAGGGCCCGATCGATCTCGGCGCCGTCGCCGTGACGGACGCGTACGACCTCGACGCGGACTACGTCATCCACGCCGCGGCGATGCCCCACCACGGCGACGGCAAGGCGACCGAAGAGAGCATCCGCTCGGCCACCCGGAACGCGCTCCGACGGGCGGACGAACTCGGCTGCGAATCGCTCGTCGTCCCCGCGCTGGGCTGTGGCGTCGCGGGATACGACCTCGCCGACGGCGCCCGCCACATCGCCGAGGAGATCGACGCGTTCGATCCCGACAACCTCGCGGACGTTCGACTCATCGCCTACAGCGACGAGGAGTACGAGATCATCCGCGAGGCCGTCCCCGACCACCACGACGGATAACGCCGCCAGCCACCGCCGCCGACGGATCCCATCGACCGATGGGCCGACACAGACCCGTTCATGAGAGTGTGAGTCCGCGAATCTCGACGCCATCGCCGGCTTCGACGCGGCCGATCACCGAGGCGTCGGACTCGGCGGCGAGGTCCGCGGCCTGGTCGTCCGGGAGCGCGATGACGAATCCGGTCCCCATGTTGAACGTGCGGTGCATCTCCTCGTCGTCGACGCCGCCTTCCGCCTGGACGAACTCGAAGACCGGCTGGGCCGGGAGCGGGTCGTCGACGACGTAGCGTCGCTCGCCCATCCGGAGCAGGTTCGTCCAGCCGCCGCCCGTGACGTGGGCGGCCGCGCTCACGTCGTACGTGCGAACGGACTCCAGTACCTCCGCGTAGATACGGGTCGGCCGCAGGAGTTCCTCGCCGATCGTGCGCTCGGGGATCGGCGGGAACGGATCGTCGTACTCGTGCTCACGGGTGACCGCCTCGCGGGCCAGGGTGAGCCCGTTCGAGTGGATCCCGTTCGAGGGGAAGCCGACGATCGCGTCGCCGACCGCCGCTTCGCCGTCGAGGACCTCGTCTTTCCCCGCCAGACCCGCGCACGTCCCCGCCAAATCGAAGCCGTCGACGACCTCCGGCATGACCGCCGTCTCGCCGCCAAGCAGCGTCAGATCCGCTCGTTCGAGGCCGACGGCGAGACCCTCGCCGATCTCGGCGGAGAGCGACTCGTCGGGTTCGTCGATCGCGAGGTAGTCGACGAACGCGACCGGCTCCACGCCCGCCGCGATCAGGTCGTTGACGTTCATCGCGATGCAGTCGATCCCGATCGTCGAGAAGTCCGAGATCGCCTCGGCCACCAGCAGCTTCGTGCCCACCCCGTCGGTCGCGAGCGCGAGGTAGCGATCGCCGATGTCGAGCAGCCCCGCGTACTCGGTCCGCATGTCGCTCCCGAAGGCCGAAAGCAACGCCGCGGTGGCGTCCTCGCTGGCCTCGATGTCCACCCCCGTCTCCGCGTAGGTGAGCCCCTCGGCTTCGTCGGTCATATCCCAACGACCGCGGGGGCCCGGCAAAAGGTCACCGGTCCGGAGCGGCCAACCCCGCGACGAAATCGTCCACCGAGTCTGTCGACCACGGGCCCCACGAATGACCCCGCGCAGCTGTCGGCACCGAAACCCGACCCGTTCACCGCATGCCGACGAAGAAGATGACGTACAGCGCAGCGAGCAGGCTCGGGACGAAGACGATCGCGAAGACGGTCACGCTCCAGTCCTTCACGCTGTTGCCGTCGAGCGGTCCGTACGGGAGCAGGTTGAAGGCCGCGAGGAAGACGTTGATCCAGACGCCGAGCTGGCCGATCTCGCCGACCAGCGCGGGCGCACCGACCAGGTCCGGGGCGAGCCAGAGCGGGAGGAACAGCGCGGCCAGCGCGTGGTTCGTCAGCGGCCCCGCGAGGGCGATGAGTCCGTTCTGTCGGCTCGTGAGGCGGCCGCGGTGGTAGACGGCGCCGGGCGCGGCGAACAGGAATCCGATCAGCGCGCTCATGATCGCGAGAAAGAGCATGCGATAGTCGGCCCGGAACGCGGCGACCTGTCCGAAGCGCACCGCGACGACTTTGTGGGCCAGTTCGTGCAGGAGGAACGCGACGCCGACCGTAACCAGGCTCAACGCCGCCATGCGAGGCAGGCCGGCGAGGTCGATCCCGCCGGTTCCGGGTTCGCGCGTCAGCAGGAGCGCGAACGCGACGCTGAGGCCGGCCCAGGCGATCGCGAGGTCGAGCAGCTCTCGCTGGCTGAACGACAGCCCCGAGCGACTGGCGTAGCTCATCAGCTACCACCCAAGAGCGCCTCGAGCGTATTGTGCGCGCCCTGGAGGAGCTGGGCGAGCAGTTCCTGGCTGCCGCCGATCTCCACGCTGAACCAGGGGACCACGACGACGAGGAACAGGAACGAGGCGATCATGCTCCCGACGTTCGTCATGGCGACGATGACGATCAGCCTGAACAGCGGCACGTCGAGCATCTCCGAGAAGAGTTCGTCGAGCGGCCGCTCCGTGTCGTCGATCAGGTCGTTGAGCAGCTGGATGTCGCCGACGTTGACCGGTCGGTGGCGCAGTTCCATGTAGCCGGCGAACCAGCCGGGTGCCAGAAGCGGGTTGATGCTCGTCAGCCAGGCCACGCCGCCGCCGACGCCGGCGCTGGTCCAGCGCGCGCCGGCGAGCCGGGCCAGCGAGAACGCGAAGATGCCGTTGATGAGGAACCAGGCCAGAAAGAGCTGCAGCAGGAGCGTGTTCTGGACGCCGGCCATCAGGAGGAGCCCGAAGAAGGCGACGAAGCCGACCATCACGGCGTAGCCGACGACCTTCGCGATCGAGAACCGGCGACCGCCGTCGGTCCCCGAGAGATCCTCGATCGGTGGCAACGTCGTCGGGTTGGCGAGGTAGCCTTCGATGCCGGCCCGGTGACCGGCCCCGACGACCGCGACCACGGAGTAGCCCTCGGACCGAAGCGCGTGCAACCGGTGGGCGATGAAGGCGTCGCGCTCGTCGATCAGCGCCTGCGCGCCGCCGGGGCTGAACCGGCGGAACTCCTCCATCATCGCGGAGACGACGTCGCCGTCGGTCAACTCCTCGATGTCGAAGTCCTCGATCGACTCGATCTCGTCCTCGGGCGGCGTCATCGCGATGCCGAGCAGCAGCCCGAGCACGCCGCCCACGCCGGCGCCGAACAACAGACCGACGGCCCCGCGGAGAACCAGCGCTCCGGTTCCCTGGAGCGACTCCGGCGCGAGCGGCCCGAACGAGGTCCCCGTCGCGACCAACGCCACCAGCCCGACCACGCCGATTCCGACGCCGAGCGCGAGTCGCCCGGTCGGGCCGCCGATCGAACTCGACGACGACCCAAGCGACGGGAGCAGGAGCAGTCCGAGCAGCGATCCGCCGAGCAGGCCGACGCCGAGCGCGCCGACGTACTGGAGCGCCACGTCGCTCGTGATCCCGAGGGTGAGGAGGTCACCGAGGCCGAGCCAGGGCGCGATCATGCCGGCGAACGCCAGTCCGAGGAAGGCGCCGAACACCGCCCCGAACGTCAGGCCGACGGTTCGGGGCTTCGTCACGCCGAACGCGAGCCCGCCGACGAGTTTCGCCTTCTCGCCGACGGAGAGTCTGGCCCAGAAGCGTTGCATCGTCACCTGGATGTCGCGATCGACGAGCGCGAGGCCGAGGCCGTGCGATTCGGCCGCGTCGATCGCGGCTTTCATGTCCGCGCCGGGTTCGATGTCGAAGCGCTCGCCCAGGCGCGACTGGACGTAGGAGAGCATCCAGTAGGCCAGGAACTGAAAGACCGTGTTGCCCGAGAGGAGGTCGGCCGCCTCGATGTCCTCGGGCGCGCCGCCCTGCATCTGCCGGTAGCGACCCTCGTCGAGTTCCACCGCCACCACGTCCGGTCGCTCCTCGTCGATCGTCTCGCGCACCCGCTCGACGCTATCGTGGGAGACGTGGGCCGTCCCGACGACCGTCACCTCGCCCGCACCGACCGGTGGCTCCGGTGGCGAGGCCACCACGTCGTCGCGCCTATCACTCATTACCCGTCGACAACAGGCGACGGGTTTTAGGCATGTCGAAGGCGTGACCGGCTCGCACGCGAAGCGTATTCGGCTCGCACACCCGTCGTCCGGTCCACCCTCCGTCCCATGATCTCGGCATCGAGGCCCGTCAGCGACGATCAACACCATCTTCTCCCGGGGGCCCCTCGCCTCGCACATGACGACACTGATGGAGACGTTCATCGAGAATCGGGAACTCGTCCAGCCCAACCACACGAACATGCACGGCAAGACCCACGGCGGCAACGTCATGAAGTGGATGGACGAGGTCGGCGCGATGTCGGCGATGCGCTTCGCCGGCGAATCCTGCGTCACGGCGCGCGTCGAAGGGATGAACTTCGAACGGCCCATCCAGGTCGGCGACTCCGCGCTCGTCCGCGCCTACGTCTACGACGCCGGTGAGACGAGCGTCCGGACCCGCGTGACGGTCGAACGCGAGGATCTGCGCACCGGCGAGAGCGAGTTCACGACCGAGTCCTTCTTCGTTTTCGTCGCCATCGACGAGGACGAGACGCCGACGGCCGTCCCGTCGCTCTCCGTCGAGACCGAAGACGGCGAACGGCTGCAATCACGCGCCTTCGACCGAGAAGGTGGGGAACGCGCCCCCTGACCATCGACGAAAACCGGTCCGCCGACGACACTCGTAGGCAAGTGGCACGAATCGCACGCGTTCGAATGCCGTCGGAGTGCGGCGAATCGATCGTCGAAGTCGCCGCGCGGTCTCCGGCTATCCCGGCCTGCATCGGCCGTCCTCGCTGCGCAGTCTCGATCGACGAGGGGTGTGTCCGCGCTCCGGCCGAAGTGAGTGGGTCGTTCCGGGTGGTT
Coding sequences within it:
- the purM gene encoding phosphoribosylformylglycinamidine cyclo-ligase, whose translation is MTDEAEGLTYAETGVDIEASEDATAALLSAFGSDMRTEYAGLLDIGDRYLALATDGVGTKLLVAEAISDFSTIGIDCIAMNVNDLIAAGVEPVAFVDYLAIDEPDESLSAEIGEGLAVGLERADLTLLGGETAVMPEVVDGFDLAGTCAGLAGKDEVLDGEAAVGDAIVGFPSNGIHSNGLTLAREAVTREHEYDDPFPPIPERTIGEELLRPTRIYAEVLESVRTYDVSAAAHVTGGGWTNLLRMGERRYVVDDPLPAQPVFEFVQAEGGVDDEEMHRTFNMGTGFVIALPDDQAADLAAESDASVIGRVEAGDGVEIRGLTLS
- a CDS encoding DUF7504 family protein, with the protein product MGSEIGGGASEQISFAQSLDELKRQGSNVLVVGGENRAPQDAVCDRLLGDGGGSTRYRIVVTTDPNRIESHGECGGMETRYLLIRTDDTAGTPADDDQVTEVSLLGTLGTEFVETVDACEADTDLDPSELRVCVDSVADLIDAFDAENVFRLLHAMTTRIRQSRGMGHYHLPIDRTDEAVRLYEPLFDAVITVRSDGDDLTHRWNLRDDDAETDWIPI
- a CDS encoding DUF7547 family protein, whose translation is MDDELASAIDDLADAVATLGEALDARSGPRLRPPRPAEVLRATDEVAIPTLIAALEAQIRMLELARRGTRLVRYDRAIRDPPPRGDSTRRSDGPDRPERLLSQLGRTIDRIRSQVDAAEDDRVEDALSRTQSVYDDLERALLGASQSDRDRSADRRATTDSSRSTQGFEIEIDDGSGSTDDATRGSTDDPSRTDDAGSVEVDVDAELETLRDRYGNEDESAHAADSDGSTRAADDSGPAPDPDGSSSASAGTPATSDDAVADDPTETDRRSGDPPSAESNEADADEPDDADTDSTGESSDGAE
- the dpsA gene encoding DNA starvation/stationary phase protection protein DpsA — protein: MSTQKHVRQSADAIEENSLRIDTDRAEQIVDALNTELANAYVLYHQLKKHHWVVEGAEFLPLHEFTEEAYEHVEEGADVIAERAQALGGVPVSSPTVQERRATVEFEGEDVYDVRTMFEHDLEIYGEIIESMRDSIELADNLGDYATAEILREILVTLEEDAHHFEHYLEDDTLVLEEATH
- a CDS encoding TraB/GumN family protein, with protein sequence MSDRRDDVVASPPEPPVGAGEVTVVGTAHVSHDSVERVRETIDEERPDVVAVELDEGRYRQMQGGAPEDIEAADLLSGNTVFQFLAYWMLSYVQSRLGERFDIEPGADMKAAIDAAESHGLGLALVDRDIQVTMQRFWARLSVGEKAKLVGGLAFGVTKPRTVGLTFGAVFGAFLGLAFAGMIAPWLGLGDLLTLGITSDVALQYVGALGVGLLGGSLLGLLLLPSLGSSSSSIGGPTGRLALGVGIGVVGLVALVATGTSFGPLAPESLQGTGALVLRGAVGLLFGAGVGGVLGLLLGIAMTPPEDEIESIEDFDIEELTDGDVVSAMMEEFRRFSPGGAQALIDERDAFIAHRLHALRSEGYSVVAVVGAGHRAGIEGYLANPTTLPPIEDLSGTDGGRRFSIAKVVGYAVMVGFVAFFGLLLMAGVQNTLLLQLFLAWFLINGIFAFSLARLAGARWTSAGVGGGVAWLTSINPLLAPGWFAGYMELRHRPVNVGDIQLLNDLIDDTERPLDELFSEMLDVPLFRLIVIVAMTNVGSMIASFLFLVVVVPWFSVEIGGSQELLAQLLQGAHNTLEALLGGS
- a CDS encoding acyl-CoA thioesterase; translated protein: MTTLMETFIENRELVQPNHTNMHGKTHGGNVMKWMDEVGAMSAMRFAGESCVTARVEGMNFERPIQVGDSALVRAYVYDAGETSVRTRVTVEREDLRTGESEFTTESFFVFVAIDEDETPTAVPSLSVETEDGERLQSRAFDREGGERAP
- a CDS encoding succinylglutamate desuccinylase/aspartoacylase domain-containing protein, coding for MRVEQLGTGTPSIAVVGGIHGDEPCGVNAIERLLDERPSVTAPVKLVIANERALETGVRYVDEDLNRAFPGDRSAGTHEGRLAARLADEVEDCVIWSMHSTQSHAKPFAIVDDVTDRVKSICPRLPITALVETGPFAEGRLLGSGETIEVECGLQGTETATENAYRLTLAFLTAVGVLPGDAASRSLPVFRLVEMIPKESADQYEIFVDNFERVESGTPFAAADGSVRTADEPFYPVLMSAYGYREVFGYAAKKIGALDPAPLDR
- a CDS encoding aminotransferase class I/II-fold pyridoxal phosphate-dependent enzyme; its protein translation is MGNRGFDPVARVTALSNGRGESRLAPVDRIAERACRAQPAGSTLPVLGETEALVFASANYLGLTADERVQRAAVQAARTVGTGCGASRTGVGDTLVHHDLERLLAETVETERSLVVGDRDVAYRGLLEALAPTVVFVEACLEDRVERAVTSLDGTVVPFAHGEPTSLERALEDRASSDPSSEESWLVLTPSVCPSDGHVRTLSRFASLATEYGAWIGVDESHAIGLYAEGGGIVRAEDCADAIDVQLGSLSTALASQGGFVAGSGALVEAIVNTTTVDRATALSPPAAATASEALHLARFDDVRERLWENVTRLRDGFETIGHGVDGESHILSFPVAADRTPRSIADELAEEGVLVGITHPRQAEDGMSHLQVTPMARHDPDDIVACLEAFATLPPFTPRPN
- a CDS encoding metalloprotease, producing the protein MSYASRSGLSFSQRELLDLAIAWAGLSVAFALLLTREPGTGGIDLAGLPRMAALSLVTVGVAFLLHELAHKVVAVRFGQVAAFRADYRMLFLAIMSALIGFLFAAPGAVYHRGRLTSRQNGLIALAGPLTNHALAALFLPLWLAPDLVGAPALVGEIGQLGVWINVFLAAFNLLPYGPLDGNSVKDWSVTVFAIVFVPSLLAALYVIFFVGMR
- a CDS encoding macro domain-containing protein; translation: MNYRIDQGDIAAQTADALVNAAGTSLRMGSGVAGALRRSAGSDLNEAAMAKGPIDLGAVAVTDAYDLDADYVIHAAAMPHHGDGKATEESIRSATRNALRRADELGCESLVVPALGCGVAGYDLADGARHIAEEIDAFDPDNLADVRLIAYSDEEYEIIREAVPDHHDG